In Marinobacter sp. M3C, the genomic stretch CTCGCTTTAAAGAAACACGAGGTGCCGGTGGTTCTTGCGGACACCAACTGGGAGAACGTGCGCCAGGCGCGAATGGAAAATCTGCAGGTGTACTTTGGTAACCCGGTGTCTGAGCACGCCTCTAATCAGCTGGATTTGACCGGAGTCGGCAACCTGCTGGTCATTTCACCCTACAAACACATGAATTCCCTGGCCACCTATCACTTTCTGGACTGGTTTGGTGACAACAGCGTGTACAGCCTGGCAGAAGGCGATCAGGACCAGAAAGCGCGTCATCAAACAGCCGAAAAAATCCAACAGACACGCGGCCTTTTCAACGGCGTCAGCTACGCCAAGCTGGCCAGCTTGGCAAGCCAAGGCTACTCGGTAAAAACCACCGAGCTAAGCGATGAATTCAGCTATCAAAAATTTTTGGACAAGCACCAGAGCCAGGCCCTGGTACTGTTTAGGTTTGATGGCAAAGGCCGCATTACGCCGGTGAAATCCATGGACAAACTCAAGCCCGATGAAGATTCCACGCTGATCAGCCTCGTTCCGGCCCGCGCACCGAAAGAGCGCAAGGAACGCAAAGACCGTGATAACGCCGAAGTTAACGGCGCAAAATAACCAATCAGTCGCGGCAGTCCAGTACCAGCTTGCCGCGAACGTGGCCGCCTTCGAGCAACTCATGGGCGGCCGCTACCTCTGCCAGTGAAAACACCTTTTCGATATGAACGGTGACATCGCCATCTTCAATCAGCTCGGCGATTTCCTCAAGATGAAACACATCCGGGCGCACCGTCATGCCGTGGGCTCTCAGGCCCATGGCTTCGGCGGCACAAATAATCACATCTGCAGTCACAGTGGGCACCGTTACCAACACACCTTTTTCACCCAGACAGTTTAACGAGCGCCGGCCGGCGTCGCTGCCTACCAGATCCAACACCACATCCAGGCCAAAACATTCCTGAGCCGCGTCGGTGGTCGTGTAATCGATGATTTCGTGCACACCCAGACCGTCAAGAAAATCGTGATTAGCCTTTGAGGCGGTCGCAATAACGTGGGCGCCTTGGGTCAGGGCAAATTGCACCGCTAAGTGCCCGACGCCTCCGGCACCGGCGTGAATCAGAATTTTTTGACCGGCCTGCAGGTCAGCCACCTCGAATAACGCCTGCCAGGCAGTCAGCGCCGCCAACGGCAACGCCCCGGCAGTCACCAAATCCAGATTTTCCGGCACAATGGCCAATTCATCCGCCTGGGCCAGCACATAGCTGGCGTAGCCGCCGCCCGTCAGGGCGAAACCTACCAACCCCATCACCCGGTCCCCCGGTGCCAAAGTGGTCACACTATCGCCGACGCTTACAACTTCACCGGCCAGATCGTAACCCGGTGTCCATGGCAGCAGCTCTTGTTCACTCAGCTGCTTGGCCACAAAACCCAAGCCTTTGCGGGTTTTCCAGTCAATCGGGTTAAGCCCGGCGCCGTGGACCTTGATCAGCACCTGGCCCGCCTGAGGCTCAGGCACTGGAGCATCAACAAGCTGCAAAACATCACGGTCACCAAACTCTTCGTAAACTACTTTTCGCATGCTGGTGTTAACGGTGTCTTCCATGGGGTGCTCCGGCAAAGGGGTCAGTCATCGTTTGGCAGAGATAATAGTGAACTCTGCACATTTCGAGTGTATCAGATAAGGCAGCGTGTCCCTTGATTCAAGACATCACGCTTAGCCTTATATTGACTCAATCGTCGGCGGCAAGAAAGTCCACACACAAGGTGGCAAAGGTGTCCGGTTTTTCGGCGTGAAGCCAATGGCCTGTGCCCTCAATCACCTTTACGCTGGCGTTGGGAAACAGCTGCAAAATGATGTCTTTGTGCTTGCTTTGCAGATACGCCGAATCGGCGCCTTTAATAAACAGCACCGGCCCTTCAAACGGGCCTTCACCTTGCGGAGCATCGGAGAGCTGCGAATAGCAACGCTCGATTGTCGCCAGGTTCAGCAACCAGCGAAAAACCGGCCCGCCTTCAATCGCTTGATCCTTCGGAATCCGTTCCAGGTTTTTCAGCAAAAATTGGCG encodes the following:
- a CDS encoding NADP-dependent oxidoreductase; this encodes MEDTVNTSMRKVVYEEFGDRDVLQLVDAPVPEPQAGQVLIKVHGAGLNPIDWKTRKGLGFVAKQLSEQELLPWTPGYDLAGEVVSVGDSVTTLAPGDRVMGLVGFALTGGGYASYVLAQADELAIVPENLDLVTAGALPLAALTAWQALFEVADLQAGQKILIHAGAGGVGHLAVQFALTQGAHVIATASKANHDFLDGLGVHEIIDYTTTDAAQECFGLDVVLDLVGSDAGRRSLNCLGEKGVLVTVPTVTADVIICAAEAMGLRAHGMTVRPDVFHLEEIAELIEDGDVTVHIEKVFSLAEVAAAHELLEGGHVRGKLVLDCRD